cagccgaagtaccattcatgaccacaggagggagcccgacaacagaactcgcaACAACACCACACTATTAGCACCATTTAGATTGTGAAATGTGGCCTTTACTCTTCTTCTTCTTTATTgttcttcttttttttatatagcactaacatattctgcagcgttttacatttttgcacacattaacattgctgtccccattggggctcacaatctaaattccctatcagtatgtttttggaatctgggaggaaaccggagtatccggaggaaacccatgcaaacacagggtgaacatacaatctccttgcagatgttgtacttggtggaatttgaacccgggactccagcactgcaaggctgcagtgctaaccactgagcctcctagaaattaaaaaaaaaaacacataccataagatacagctttcccaaaaccctgtctgataagATAACAAATGCAcatctagcaggatgcagcaggcctccactaatAAAAGTaaggagcagcacaggtgcaaactactgataaaaacagtagtcattatctcagtaaattagaatactgtataacatcagcttgaaaaaatgattttaacatccgaaatgttggcctactgaaatgtatgttcaataaatgcactcaatacttggtcaggactccttttgcatcaattactgcatcaatgcagagtggcatggaggcgatcagtctgtggcacttctgaggtgttatggaagctcaggttgctttgatagcagccttcagctcgtctgcattgttgagtctggtgtctttcatcttcctcttgacaatacctcatagtcagattctctatggggttaaggtcaggtgagtttgctggtcaatcaagcacagtcatAGTGTtggttttaaaccaggtattggtcctTTTGGCTGTGtggagggtatgtatgcgttatacatactcacAGCCAGCGCCAGCCCAGTGGCTTCACTCCATACACTAGGTATCCAGCCATCCAGTGGGCATGGCCAACTAGAGGGCACAGCAGGGATCTAAACAAGTGTATGGAACAAGGCTTTGCCCACTGGATGGgctctggctgggagtatgtaaaatgcatacataccctccggtcctggctcagaaactggcgaatcctcACAGCTCACATTGCATGAGCTGGAAGGATTCATATGTAAGCAGCCACACAGAGTGAATGCAGACTTATTGATATGGACCAGGCAATCCCTTTAAATAAATGTTTCCTAATGATGTTGGATTTTAAGGAGACCTATTAGCATCCTTGGTGTCTAGTGCAATACAATGACTTATATTATCCTTCTTAAATTTCAGCAGTATTGATATGAATATGAAATTTCAACctaaaaaaataaacagaaaaaaatgataGCAACTTAATAATTTTCACAAAACTCTACAAAATGTGAAAGGCGTAAACTTACCAACAATGGAAGCCAGCAGACACTAGCAATTATCATGATCCCAACCAGCTGGACCATCATTTCTACTTCACTGTCTCTGCGTCTTTGGACTGACTCACGGTCATGATAAACTCTGCAAAGGGTCACAACGCTGATTGTATTCAGAATGAAGGAGAGGCACACGGAAAATATACCGATGAAAGAAAAAATTAATCCAaaggctttattctttgggtcctgTAGCAAAGTTAGGAAACACCAAGACTTCGGGTACTGTAATGTGTAACTACCAATGCCCATTATAGGAAATAATGCTAAAAAGAATGCGAAGCACCACACCATAACTACAATACAGTACGCTCTCTTTTTTGAAATATTGGCAGAATGTGAAAATGGTTTAGTTATACCAAAAAATCTTTCAGCAGCCATTGATGCACCTAGCAAGAGGGGGCATTGTCCATAAAAAACCATAGATAACCCAAAAAAGTTACAGAGATAACAGTTTTGATCAAGAATCTGCCAATCAAATTGAGTTAGATGGTAAGACACCACAATAATACCAGTCACTAATAGTCCCATGAAGTCTGTCATTACCAAACCCCCGAGAAATATTAAAAAAGATGACCTTGAACGACTTTGAGTTCTCTTGGATGCaccaaccaggacacaaaaagcaAATAGGTTGGAGGAAAGACCGATAAGGGAGAAAATTGCAGAGAACCAAGAAGAGGTAATAGGCTTTTGTCCATCCACAAAAGTAGTGATATTAATATATCGGAAGCAGGAGGCTACAGTTGAAGACAGTGGTTTTTCCATTGTGGGGCATAGACTTGTCTCCACTCTATTTCCAATACACATGCTTTGCTCCTCTTAAGATCTCATATACAAAAATGTATCTTAAAAATTATCACTTCATTGTTTTTGCAGTATTCAGAAATGTTTCACGTTCCCCATCTTTATCCATTAATGACTTGATATACTGATGAAAATCTGAAAGAAAAGGCACATTTTTCACAATTAATTGAGATAGACAAAATGGAAAAAGTATTCATAAACAaacatttaaagggatttttttttacgtttatacaATAGATTCATGACGCAGACAAGTTTTATTTTTCTTTTGGATAGAGAGATAGAGCCAAACAGTCATACTGAGGGTCAGGTGCATCTATGGCATTCCTGAGTCCCTGCGCAGTGGCAGGCACAAGTTAGAAAAATGCCAATAATATCTACTGTATGTTTCTCAATTTCTGAGCTCTAAAATTAATTAGTGACCATCAtagggatgtattaaaagagatTCGAAAAAAccccatttaaccccttaccggcatcggacgtactataccgtccgatgccggctcccctgctttgatgcagggctccgcggtgagcccgcaccaaagccgggacatgtcagctgttttgaacagctgacatgtgcccgtaataggcgcgggcagaatcgcgatctgcccgcacctattaactagttaaatgccgctgtcaaacgcagacagcggcatttaactaccgcttccggccgggcggccggaaatgacgtcatcgccgacccccgtcacatgatcgggggtcggcgatgcttgtgaatggtaaccatagaggtccttgagacctctatggttactgattgcccgtcgctgtgagcgccaccctgtggtcggcgctcacagcacacgtgcaattctgctacatagcagcgatcagcagatcgctgctatgtagcagagccgatcgtgctatgccagcttctagcctctcatggaggctattgaagcatggcaaaagtaaaaaaaaaaaagtttaaaaaaatgtgaaaaaaataaaaaaaacataaaagtttaaatcacccccctttcgccccaatcaaaataaatcaataaaaaaaatatcaaatctacgcatatttggtatcgccgcgctcagaatcgcccgatctatcaaataaaaaaaagtattaacctgatcgctaaacagcgtagcggaaaaaaaaactcgaaacgccagaattacgtttttttggtcgctgcgacattgcattaaaatgcaataacgggcgatcaaaagaacgtatctgcaccgaaatgctatcattaaaaacgtcatctcggcacgcaaaaaataagctctcaaccgaccccacatgatgaaaaatggagacgctacgagtatcggaaaatggcgcaattttttttttttttttttagcaaagtttggaattttttttcaccacttagataaaaaataacctagtcatgtttggtgtctatgaactcgtaatgacctggagaatcataatggcaggtcatttttagcatttagtgaacctagcaaaaaagccaaacaaaaaaccaatgtgggattgcactttttttgcaatttcaccgcacttggaatttttttcctgttttctagtacacgacatgctaaaaccaatgatgtcgttcaaaagtacaactcatcccgcaaaaaataagccctcacatggccaaattgacggaaaaataaaaaagttatggctctgggaaggaggggagcgaaaaacgaacacgtaaAACCGCAAAAAGTACCCAAATTTCACAACTACCACCAAATATCCTCCTGCTTTCAGGACATTACTATTACAGAACATTAaaattagggaaaaaaataatTGTAAGGCAGTTAGATGCTACTGTTCGATCAGATTCAGATGTTAAAAGCTCAGGAGGAGAAACACATTGGCAGAGAGAAAAGCAAGGCTGGCAGATCATATTATCATATATTAGAGATTATTATTACGTGCTcgggcgcaatgtgcctgagaggCCATTTCTAAGGAAAGCAAAAAATACAATTTAGATATGAGCTAAATACACTTGATGACACTGGTAAATGAAGCGATGCTGTGTCCTGGATTCGTACTGTGCTGGATGGTGCAGAGTCAGCAGCGTTCCAACCGGCTGCACTGATCCTgacacctgtttaaccccttcatgaccttgggatttttcgtttttccgcgttcgtttttcactcccctccttcccagagccataactttttttatttttccgtcaatttggccatgtgagggcttattttttgcgggacgagttgtacttttgaacgacatcattggttttagcatgtcgtgtactagaaaacgggaaaaaaattccaagtgcggtgaaattgcaaaaaaagtgcagtcccacacttgttttttgtttggcttttttgctaggttcactaaatgctaaacctgacattatgattctccaggtcagtacgagttcatagacacctaacatgactaggttattttttacctaagtggtgaaaaaaaattccaaactttgctaaaaaaaaataaaaaattccgccattttccgatactcgtagcgtctccatttttcgtgatctggggtcggttgagggcttattttttgcgtgccgagatgacgtttttagtattttggtgcagatatgttcttttgatcacccgttattgcatttcaatgcaatgttgcggcgaccaaaaaaacataattctggcatttcaaatttttttctcgctatgctgtttagcgatcaggttaatgcttttttttaattgatagatcgggcgattctgaatgcggcgatgccaaatatgtgtagatttgacttttttttattgatttattttgattggggcgaaaggggggtgatttaaacttttatattttatttatttttttacatcatttttttaaactttttttttaacttttgccatgcttcaatagcctccatgggaggctagaagcaggcacagcacgatcggctttgctacatagcagcgatctgtgtGAGCTGTGCTTGTCAGGCCTATAGTGCCTGACGCGAGGTTAACACGCTTTGATTAGCCACTTACTATTTTTGAGGGGAAGTTAGACTCTGGTTAGACTCAAATTTTCTCTGCAGATCAATCTGCTCATCTTTACTAAGTGGttcagtgaacaaaacattgaaactCCAAGTACTGATTTGACAAGAATATTTTGTCATCATTCTGGACTTGGCCTAGAAGCTAATATCCAGCAGATCAGGGTGAATTGCAGACATCTGAAAAATTAAGGGACAACACTGCAAATATTAAGTATTTTCCTAAgctttatgcatttgtaaaagtttATAAACATATcaaattgtacttcagtaaccatagaaatatCTCACTAAAATATATAAAAGCACTGACAACAAATTGTTgagaaaaacaacatttttgtcagtctcaaaacttttggccacaacaatTGTACATATAAGAtagcttttggccatgactgtctaCATAGGTCATCGGAGAGAGTTGTTAAGtactcatacacattagattattGGTCAAACATCAGCAGCCAGTGCAGAACTTGAATCACTGCTGTTAAGCATTTATAGTCAATTTCTGACAGTATCAGATTGGCCTTCTGCAATATGATTTCAAGATGCTGACGGGTTACTATGGCAGCCAGAATCAATACTATGAATATTTTTTACATTTGTCATCATTATGCATTGATATATTTTTATTCTATTATCAGGTGTTTGTATTCAGCCAGAATGAAGATAGATGACATTGAGTGAATTTTTTATATAAAGAAAAACCTTTTTATACATGTGTTTGGGGTGGACACGGATAATTAACATAAATATGAGGTGGAGTTTAAAGCAAGTTACGCCCTGAAGTCGCAGTGGTGAAACTTGAGTTGGGCTTTGCATGATGTTTTTATCGATCTATTGTAAGTACAATAAAATACCTTGGGAAAGAAAATCTGTACCGCAGTACTGCACTGTCGTTTGGCTTTTTGCCCTATGCTTTTTACATTCATTTCAGGACAATAAGAAGGCAAAGTTGAATAATTATATCCCCAGGAGAAGTGCAAAAGAAGAAAATATTACCTGTTTTGGGAATTTAGCACCTTGGAAGCGGACTCATTTGATTGTGAAGTCCAAACTCTTTAGTTATGTCTTCAGTCTGGGGAAGATGCTATGTTATTTCTGCAGTTTATCTGTGGGAGTGTGACCAGCTCCATTAGTGGTCGCTTTTCTATTTTTGGGGGGAGGGGCAGATTTGTTTGTTCACTTTTTGTAGGACTAAAAACACGGTTATGTGAATTTTCCTTGATTCTTTGAAAATATTTTGTTTATTGTGACATGCTGGGATTTTCCAAACTGGAAACTTACCGTAATTGCAGTAATTTTGATAGTCTTACGGAAAGCAATATCAGAGTTATTTTTTTCTGTAGCAGTTAAAACTCTGGGCTTAGTCCTGCTCTTGATCTGCTTACTGTTAAGTTATATGAAAAACATTTCTTCAATGTCCTGATTTGAATTTAATACCCACATAATATAGACACAGTTCTTTAGTTTGAGCCCAAAGTCATCATTTAAATCTAGTTCCAAAATGTTTCAGTAAACAGCTAAACAGGGGGATGGTCTAAATATACTTTATATGGACATAACTGAATAAACTGTATATTCAATGTTCATGCTCTGCCTGATGGCAGTGTATTACCATTAGTAATGAATGTATCACCTATATCATTTTTAAAGGGATTTCTCAGCACATTGATGGCCTAGGCGTTGATATTTACTAGATTATCTTcaaaataggtcatcaatatcatatagAGGTTCCCCAGTTGGAACCCCAACTAATCAGCTGTTTGCAAGTGTGGCAGAGGCTGGATGAAAACTGTGTACAGAGTGGAGCAGAGCAAGTATTGCAGATAAGCTCTGTTAAAAGTCTCTACTGAGCAGGAATTTTCATGAGTTCAGGTTTTTGTTTACTATAGATTGACACGGAGACACCGAAGAGATCACGCGAATTCCACCGCTGCCACTATTTTGTAAAGGATAACAACAGGAGGAATCGTGcggatcccaccactgccaccagtttgtcatGGAGACGCAATTCAGCTGCCTCCAGTCATCAGAGCAATTACACAATTGAGAGATGAGTGATGGACGAGACGGCATCTGCTTTAATTTCTTGGCCCGTTATTTCAGTGCTCCACAGGATGCATGCGCCTTCTTCCTTTGCCACAAACGTTGGAAGCTGTTTTCCGGTAAGCCCCACAACTTTTTCACATTTCAATTCATTACTTACATATACTGTATCTACCAGCACATACAGTCACACTATAGGCCCCTGAAAAAGCCATCTTGTGTGGTGACACGTCAGGCACCTTTTCTTCCATTACCATTTGTGAGTTCAGAACCTTACTCCCATGTGCATGTGATCTAGTTAGCCCGGGGAAGTTAGCCAGCATCTATTTGTGATCATGAAATGAACTTTAAACTATTCGATTTGATTACATGCGGGTCTTGACGTGGCTGTGCCTTCTTATAAGCTGGTTTGGCATTTTCTGCTCATTTGCTTACTGGTGGAGCATCCTTGTAGTGTGTGTAGCACTCTGCTGGGTTATATTGATGTACTATAATATAGGCAGTTTAATATTTATACCTTATATCTTCATACAGTACTATATTGTAAAATATTTCTTCATATTTGATGCTGACCATATATCCTTGTTAGAATTAGGTCCTGCAAATTCT
This region of Ranitomeya imitator isolate aRanImi1 chromosome 1, aRanImi1.pri, whole genome shotgun sequence genomic DNA includes:
- the TBXA2R gene encoding thromboxane A2 receptor — protein: MCIGNRVETSLCPTMEKPLSSTVASCFRYINITTFVDGQKPITSSWFSAIFSLIGLSSNLFAFCVLVGASKRTQSRSRSSFLIFLGGLVMTDFMGLLVTGIIVVSYHLTQFDWQILDQNCYLCNFFGLSMVFYGQCPLLLGASMAAERFFGITKPFSHSANISKKRAYCIVVMVWCFAFFLALFPIMGIGSYTLQYPKSWCFLTLLQDPKNKAFGLIFSFIGIFSVCLSFILNTISVVTLCRVYHDRESVQRRRDSEVEMMVQLVGIMIIASVCWLPLLIFIVQTVVQQPNDELMNGEIPRATEKLLLIFLRVATWNQILDPWVYILFRRAVLKRIYPSLNSRPSIISLYPTLTTSLRRKYTHESVIN